The stretch of DNA AGTCATGTTAATTGCACCATCATTGTTTAAGTCACATGCTGCATCAAATTTTGGGTCTCCAACGACACTGTTAAATGCGAATGCGATAATTATCACATCAGCCATATTTATAACACCGTCTTTATTAATATCAATACTTTTTACTGGTGTAGATGTTGATGTAGGTGTACTAACAGCGGCTTTGAACTTCCACCAGTTGAGATTAAACAGGTAACTTTCTCCTCCTGTGAATTTTAAATAAAGGTCATGGACTCCACTTGCACCGCTGACATCGCATGTTGCTGTAACCCAGGTCTGCCAATTACCGGTTCCGGTGACAGGACAAGTCCCTACCAAAGGACCGGTAATACTATCAAGCCTTATCTCAATATTCCCTCCACTGGCGGCACTGGCTACTCTTGCCTCAAAGCTTTCTGCTCCTTTTCCAAAATTGATGCCTTTATAAACTACATAATCACCGTTTTCGATATATCCTACATCCTGTCCGCCCTCGCTGCAGCTTTCGGTCTCAATACCCGACATTTCACTGAAATCTTCAGCTTCAGTCTGATTAAAAGCTGACTTCGGTTCGGGAGTTGGTGTAGGAAGCGGTGTAGGAGTTGGTGTACCCAATGGATCTAAACCGGTAAATTTCCACCAGTTAAAATTAAGCAAGCTTCCGCTTCCGCCTGTAAATTTCAAGTATAGATCATGTTTCCCTGTTGCACCGCTTACTGTACACGATTTGGTTGTCCATGTCTGCCAGCCGCCTGTACCTGATACAGCACAGGTTCCAACCAATGTACCTGTCGGGCTGTCAAGGCGTAGCTCAATGCTTCCTCCGCTTCCTGCAGAAGCCACCCTTGCTTCAAAGGATTGTGCTCCAGTACCGAAATCGACACCCTTTACTTTTATGTAATCACCATTTTCAATATTACAAACATTCATTCCGCCTTCGCCGCATTTTTCAGTTTCTATACCAGACCCCCAGCAAATTGTTTCTGCTTCGGTTTGGATATATGGATTAAGACTTCCTACCTGGTTAGGACCATTCTTTGTCATAGGAATACTTGGAATTGTTCCATCGGAATTGTATTTGAATTGTTCCACGCATACAGAGCGTTTGTAACTGCCTCCTCCGGGCAGACCGCCTGTATGATAAAACAAATATGAGTTTCCTTTAAAATCACATATTCCAGGATGGTTTGTAAAGCTGTTTTGATTACCCATAAGAGTGCCCTTGGATGTCCATGGCCCGGTAGGACTAGTGCTTGTTGCGTATTGTATATTTTCGCTTCCTGAGCCCATGCCCGCATATATCATGTAATACAAATTGTTGCGTTTGTAAAACCATGGGCCTTCTGTAAAGCCATTTGGTTTTGACTGAAAAATACTTCCCGAGTAAGAAATCATATCCTTATTCAATTTAACACCATAAAGCGTTCCGTTTCCCCAGTATAAATACGCTTGTCCGTCGTCATCAATAAATACGGTAGGATCTATATCCGAAGCACCGTTATTTGTTATTAAAGGTTTACCAAGAGCATCCTTAAACGGTCCGGTAGGGCTGTCCGATACCGCTACACCGATAACCCTCGCTCCCCCGGCATTTGCTCTGGTCATAGGAACATACATATAAAACTTACCGTTCTTGTAAACAGTCTGAGGAGCCCATGCATCGCCTTGTGCCCAACTGAATGTTTTGTAAGACAATGGTGATCCATGGTCTGTCCAATTCACCATGTCTTTTGATGAATAGCATCTCCAGTCATTCATGGTATAGAAGTTATTTACTGTTACATCCTCGTCATGGGTTGTATACAGGTAACAAGTATCGTCATAAACCATTGGAGCCGGATCTGCTGTATAAATGTTTTGCACGATTGGATTGTCCGCAAAACACATTGTGATATTAAAGGACATAATCAGCATAATCAAGACTAAAAATAAATGAAATTTTTTAATCATTTTTAACCCCCCAATTAT from Pseudobacteroides sp. encodes:
- a CDS encoding carbohydrate-binding protein; its protein translation is MLIMSFNITMCFADNPIVQNIYTADPAPMVYDDTCYLYTTHDEDVTVNNFYTMNDWRCYSSKDMVNWTDHGSPLSYKTFSWAQGDAWAPQTVYKNGKFYMYVPMTRANAGGARVIGVAVSDSPTGPFKDALGKPLITNNGASDIDPTVFIDDDGQAYLYWGNGTLYGVKLNKDMISYSGSIFQSKPNGFTEGPWFYKRNNLYYMIYAGMGSGSENIQYATSTSPTGPWTSKGTLMGNQNSFTNHPGICDFKGNSYLFYHTGGLPGGGSYKRSVCVEQFKYNSDGTIPSIPMTKNGPNQVGSLNPYIQTEAETICWGSGIETEKCGEGGMNVCNIENGDYIKVKGVDFGTGAQSFEARVASAGSGGSIELRLDSPTGTLVGTCAVSGTGGWQTWTTKSCTVSGATGKHDLYLKFTGGSGSLLNFNWWKFTGLDPLGTPTPTPLPTPTPEPKSAFNQTEAEDFSEMSGIETESCSEGGQDVGYIENGDYVVYKGINFGKGAESFEARVASAASGGNIEIRLDSITGPLVGTCPVTGTGNWQTWVTATCDVSGASGVHDLYLKFTGGESYLFNLNWWKFKAAVSTPTSTSTPVKSIDINKDGVINMADVIIIAFAFNSVVGDPKFDAACDLNNDGAINMTDVIIIAGKFNTVAIGTDPLH